GTCCCGTGGCTGCAAGCCCATTCGATGAcgaagctcgtctcggAACGGCTTTTGCAGTGTCCTGTCTCGTTTGGGACCCCCTCCGCCTCTGTGAGAGGTGTCAAGCGGCACCAGAGGGTGATTTGTGGCGGATACAGCACGAGCGGCTGCAGGGTCGAAGCGGTGGATCACATCGTCAAGCCAGTGCAGCGACTGGGCAATGCTTTGGTACCTTCCTCGCCTACTCTCTCAGCAGGTCTCAACCCTGACGCCGGTCTCACCCTCTCAACGTTGATACTCTGAACACACTAGCGTTCTCGGTATCACCCAGCGGGTCACCCTGCATCTCTTGGTAGGCCCTTGCATCTACAAACTTCAGTCAGGATTGCCGTCCTTATTGCCGTCGTCCATCGTCATATCTACGTGAATTGGTTCCGTCGTATTCCGATTGGCTTTTAACCCCTCCGTCTCAtctcaccatcgccatcctaccacgcagcagctcgacatgcttcTCAGACTCGTTTCAACAAAGCTCCGCCGATTGCCTTGACCTGCCCAGATACGCTCTCACCTTTGGCAGCGTTCTGACATTTTTCTTGACACTCGTCTGTAACCATGCAGTGCCTCTACCCATACGCTACCACCATAGTCGTCGAAGGCGCCTCCTTGCCCATCGTAGATTAAGTCGAGctcaatcatgaatggtTTCAACTTGGCTAGCCAAACCACCGCCCTTGAGCAGTCGGTGCTCGGCAAGCCCCATCTCTTGTCCACCAACCATGGACCGTACTGCAGCCTCCAAGCGCCTGCGGCAAGCGATCCCGATCCCGCTCAGAAGCTACGTCTTTgtcctcctcggcctcaGCAGCTTCTCGCCATGCCTCGGTCTTCTCATCCGACAACGATGGCCCCGAGTCTGCATTCGATTCGCAAAccagcgttggcgagcagaCGCCCTCCTCTCGCAAGTCACTCTCCGCCGATGGCCACAAAAACTCCTTCGTTAAGTGCCTAGTTGGTAAGCATCATCCTATTCCTTGTCGCCAGCTTGCCCGCgcatgattcgtgattgtaacCCTGCTAACCCGCTCCATTCATCTCGCTGGTCTCGCTCACTcgtttggctgctggccCTTCACTCACTCGTCCatctcactcgtgacttgcccgctcgctcgttggcTTAGATTAATATATCATATTCATGATTGTATCGACAACATCTGTGGCGTATTGAGCTGTCTGCTGGGTCCGGTTGATTTATGATTGATGCGGGGTGGTTCCTAGGTCGACTTTTTACTTTTTTTCACGACGTGaatgatcgaagtctccctttccttgatgcttagagaggcgagttggaACTGTAGTGTTCGAGGATGGTTTGGAATGTATTTGGACAATGTGTTTTGGACAAGGGgctaactacaaagtgtgagtcacgagtgttcCCTTTGTAACGttatttatgtacatgagctgactggagtatcctacatggGCTTCTACCTATACGTCGGCTCTTCATACGACTGACTAGCcgtggccacaactggtcagatgcatgagtctgttctcttTCAGGTTCTACCTCTTAGTACGAGTATGTGGCCAATGGTGTATTCCGCTATGGCATGAGTCATGAGAACAGCAGAACCCTCCCGCCAGTGTAGCTAGCGGATGAACTTCGTACGAGCTTCGATCGAACACTCATGACCGGAAACCGCGGATAAGATTCCCCATGCAGCGGCACCTACTTGTTTCCGTCCGGTGGTCACTCATGTGTTCCGGTTGGGTGAATGAAGTGTGATTGTGGACGATCGGACTgaacgccaatcgtgaatcgcagaTGTTCTAACAAGTGGCCAAGTTACAGGTAGTGGCAAGGTGCTGTAACCCTAAGTCAGCTCAGGcttagtcacgagtcgtgaataGAGCACGAGGGCCCGAACAATGTCTCGACCTGGAGGTGAAGATGGCGGGATAAAGTAAGTTAGTTGAAGAGGGAGGAATGGGGGATTCATGATCTATGATTGTGGTTATGTGCAGGGTGTATGCGCTTGTCAATGTGCCGGAAACCTCGCACGAAGATAGGTTGCTATCGCCACAACGAGTTTGGGCTTGTTTAGAATCAGGTTATGAGGCGCTGATTTTGTTTAGGTAGCCAAGTTTGCGAAGAAGTTGATCTAGTTGCTTTTGTGGGAGGGCAAGGTTTCGTCAAAAATGTAGGCCACTCTCTCGGATCCCGCAGAAATCACACCGGTCAGTCTTGCCCGAGACTTTGCGCGCCCTGATGTATGAATACGTGCCTACGTGGCCAGCTCTGCTGAAGAGTACACCACGGGAAGAAGCTAACGTGATCCCGAGCTGACAAAGGGGTTGACTTTGGGGACGGGTCCCTCCCTCGTTTACAAGCCAATTTAACGCTCAGAACAGAGACGGAATGGAAGGCTCAAGTGTCGAATTCATGGAGCGTAGGCTGCGACTCGAATCGCACGTTCACGCTGTCGTTCGCTCTTTGCACAAGGAGGCATGGCTTGCAGTCTCACACATGTCGAAAGAGGAGAGTATGCAAGTCATGAGTAGACAGAATAGCAATAATTCATGATTCCATGATAAACCTTGTTAGCCCAGGAAGAAGTAATGTGTTGACAAAGCATGACGGCTAGCTTTAGAGCAAGCGACAAGGGTGACTTTTGAGAGAGATGGAACCGAGAAGCCCGTGTGGTATTATTTCCTTAACAAGAGGACCGTTGGTCGATGCGCGCGAGACAAGTAATGTAGGATATGAGGGGAGACAAGCTTACTTGTTGTCAGTGGACTCGTTCTCGCTCGACATACGCCTCATACCGGCAAGCTCGTTGCTGACACAGTTCTGATTgtcgttgagcttgcgGTCGTTGACGACAAGGCCGAGAATGATGGGTGGCACAGCGAGCACGATGGCGACAATGAGAAGAATGTGCATGTAGTCGTTGTAGGCGTTGATCATGCCAGTCCTCTCAGGGGTGCCGATGGGGTATTGAGAGACGGCGGTGAAAGGGCTTGCATAGATAGCAGCGCGCTGGGTCGCGTTGAGCATGGGAAGGTACTTCTCGTAGTAGCCGGGGAGCACGTTGGTCTGAACGGCGCCAACGAGGGCATTGCCACAGGCACCACCCATCTCGGTGAGGAGCAAGAAGTAAGCAGTGACGGTGGCAACGTCCTGATGACGAACGCTGACTTGGGCGGCAACCTGGAGGGTGATACCGAGAAAACCACCACCCATACCCTGAAGAACTTGGGGGAAGACAGCCTGGACGTTGGAGGAGCCAGAGGAACGGTATTTGATCATAAGACCAATGCCGAGCAGTCGAATGCAAGCACCCGAGATCATAATCCACTTGTAGTTCTTAGTGCCGAGGGAAAGGAAGCCGGCAGCGATACCGAAGACGGTCAAGGCAAGCGATTGACAGTTGGAGAAGTAGGTAGCACCTGTGTTGTCGTAACCCATGACGATGAGAGACCAATAGTAGGCAGGAACCCAAGAAGCGTAGAAGCTGAAGAAGTCGAAGAAGCcgatggcggtggcaaAGTGGACATCGTGGTTGAGCCTCCATCGCCTGTTAAGGATAGGCTTTGGGGCCACACATTCCCATACACAGAAGCTGATGAGCATGACACCGCCGATAACGAGCATGGCGATGATCCAGCCGGTAGACCAACCGTTGGGTTggagcttggcgaggttgACAGGAAgaaggatgaggaggaagcCGACGCagatgaggaagaggccGAGGGCATCAATGTCAATGAGGAAGTTGTAAACGGCGGCCAGGAAGGACATGTGCTTGTAAGGGCGAGAAGGGACGAGGCCCATAGCTCGGGCCCTCCTCTGGTTGATGGCAAGAGCGAAAATGATGGAGAAGGCAGCGACGGGAGCGCAAATGCTGAAGAAGCCGGGACCCCATCGCCAGTTAACAGCAACGATCTTTGGGTAGATTTGAGCCGAGGCCCAGAAGTTGATGACATAGGGAAGGCTGACAAGGCCGATGGCGGCGCCTCGCCACTTGGTAGAGATGTAGTCGGCCAGAACGATCTGCTGCATGATCTGGACACCAGTGTTGCCAAAGGCATAAATGACGGTACCACCGGCGACATAACGAGTGTTCTGTGCTatggcgatgatgacaaAGCCAAGCACCCAAAGAAAGACGGAGAGAGCGTAGGCCTGAGCACGACCGAAAACGTCGGCGAGCTTA
The Mycosarcoma maydis chromosome 14, whole genome shotgun sequence DNA segment above includes these coding regions:
- a CDS encoding putative siderophore iron transporter mirC, with amino-acid sequence MSRPFDAENVEHRDTSHDSHDHTDQLADKQIGVVAAEAGRTVADWTLWMGILGIALVAYLYGLDNNTMWAWQTYATTSFNDYPAYTAVSVVQAVIIAVGKFPIAKLADVFGRAQAYALSVFLWVLGFVIIAIAQNTRYVAGGTVIYAFGNTGVQIMQQIVLADYISTKWRGAAIGLVSLPYVINFWASAQIYPKIVAVNWRWGPGFFSICAPVAAFSIIFALAINQRRARAMGLVPSRPYKHMSFLAAVYNFLIDIDALGLFLICVGFLLILLPVNLAKLQPNGWSTGWIIAMLVIGGVMLISFCVWECVAPKPILNRRWRLNHDVHFATAIGFFDFFSFYASWVPAYYWSLIVMGYDNTGATYFSNCQSLALTVFGIAAGFLSLGTKNYKWIMISGACIRLLGIGLMIKYRSSGSSNVQAVFPQVLQGMGGGFLGITLQVAAQVSVRHQDVATVTAYFLLLTEMGGACGNALVGAVQTNVLPGYYEKYLPMLNATQRAAIYASPFTAVSQYPIGTPERTGMINAYNDYMHILLIVAIVLAVPPIILGLVVNDRKLNDNQNCVSNELAGMRRMSSENESTDNK